A single Gemmatimonadota bacterium DNA region contains:
- a CDS encoding AEC family transporter, with the protein MPFLNILLDIIAPIFVLISLGYLFQKKWHFDMQALTRVLLYLVMPATLVVSLTQSELSADFVWDTSVFCLLMLVALYVLSLAGSLIMRYRKDMKQAFSLSVMYYNSGNYGFPASELAFPTLGLAVQSIVLAVQNFLVFTLGLFFVSVGHISARKAFLQSFKMPFVYALILAFAIRNFGLQLPGFVWLPIEYLAEALVPMALVTLGMQLARTRITQAWQASLASLVCRLVISPLIGYGLVLLLDIDPRIAPILVVSTSYPTAINTVLIALEFGSREDFAANAVFLSTVCSIFTVAVVIFLVR; encoded by the coding sequence ATGCCATTCCTGAACATCCTGCTCGACATCATCGCCCCGATTTTCGTCCTCATCTCCCTCGGCTACCTGTTTCAGAAGAAATGGCATTTCGACATGCAGGCCCTGACGCGGGTCCTGCTGTACCTGGTCATGCCCGCGACCCTCGTCGTATCCCTTACCCAGTCCGAACTCTCCGCCGATTTCGTCTGGGACACGAGCGTGTTCTGCCTGCTCATGCTGGTCGCGCTCTATGTCTTGAGCCTGGCCGGCTCCCTGATCATGCGGTACCGGAAGGACATGAAGCAGGCCTTCAGCCTGTCGGTCATGTACTACAACAGCGGCAATTACGGCTTTCCGGCCAGCGAACTGGCCTTTCCCACGCTGGGCCTGGCCGTGCAGTCCATCGTCCTGGCCGTCCAGAACTTTCTCGTGTTCACCCTGGGGCTGTTCTTCGTCTCGGTCGGCCACATTTCAGCCCGGAAGGCGTTCCTGCAGTCCTTCAAGATGCCTTTCGTATACGCGCTGATCCTGGCCTTCGCCATCCGGAACTTCGGCCTGCAACTCCCCGGCTTCGTCTGGCTTCCCATCGAATACCTGGCCGAGGCGCTCGTTCCCATGGCCCTGGTCACCCTGGGCATGCAGCTGGCCCGGACCCGCATCACGCAGGCGTGGCAGGCCAGCCTGGCCTCCCTGGTATGCCGCCTGGTGATTTCCCCTCTGATCGGCTACGGACTCGTGCTTCTGCTGGACATCGATCCCAGGATCGCCCCGATCCTGGTGGTGTCCACCAGCTATCCCACCGCGATCAACACCGTGCTGATCGCCCTGGAATTCGGCAGCAGGGAGGACTTCGCGGCCAACGCCGTGTTCCTGTCCACTGTCTGCAGCATCTTCACGGTCGCGGTGGTGATCTTCCTGGTCAGGTGA
- a CDS encoding NAD(P)/FAD-dependent oxidoreductase, producing MGERPDGGGPLHTVIVGNGVTGVTAATRLRQLQPDWKITLVSGESAFHYSRPALMYIFMGHMTYEATKPFEDRFWRDQRLDLVRDWVTGIDIEDKQLVLHRNGRLPYDRLLIATGAKSNKFGWLGQDLEGVQGLYNLKDLRQLYKNAEQARQAVIVGGGLIGIELAEMLHSRHIHVTFLIRESSYWCNILPMEESGMINRLIEEQGIGLIRETNLKEIVDDGSGRVEAVVTEFDDRIDCQLVGLTPGVSPNTDLVKSTPIETGRGVLVDHSFRTNIPDIYAAGDCAEIVSRNGGRNLIQQVWYTGKKQGKAAGEVLAGEDTAYDPGIWFNSAKFFDLEYQTYGMILSTPQPGEQHLYWEHPSHRHAVRVVGVDGCIKAFNFMGIRARHEVCERWIAERRTVEYVLDHLEEANFDPEFFVRHETEIVRSLKEQLA from the coding sequence ATGGGCGAACGGCCTGACGGAGGTGGACCATTGCACACCGTGATCGTTGGGAACGGCGTAACCGGCGTAACGGCCGCCACGCGGCTCAGGCAGCTTCAGCCGGACTGGAAGATCACGCTGGTATCGGGTGAATCGGCCTTCCACTACTCCCGCCCCGCCCTCATGTACATCTTCATGGGGCACATGACCTACGAGGCGACGAAACCCTTCGAGGACCGTTTCTGGCGCGACCAGCGCCTGGACCTCGTCAGGGACTGGGTCACCGGCATCGATATCGAGGACAAGCAGCTGGTGCTGCACCGGAACGGTCGGCTGCCCTATGACCGATTGTTGATCGCCACCGGCGCCAAGTCCAACAAGTTTGGCTGGCTGGGGCAGGACCTCGAGGGCGTTCAGGGCCTGTACAACCTGAAAGACCTGCGCCAGCTCTACAAGAACGCGGAGCAGGCCCGTCAAGCGGTCATCGTCGGCGGCGGGCTGATCGGCATCGAACTGGCCGAGATGCTCCATTCGAGGCACATCCACGTCACCTTTCTCATCCGCGAGTCGTCCTACTGGTGCAACATCCTGCCCATGGAGGAGTCGGGCATGATCAACCGGTTGATCGAGGAGCAGGGCATCGGCCTGATCCGGGAGACCAACCTGAAGGAGATCGTGGACGACGGCTCGGGCAGGGTCGAAGCGGTCGTCACCGAGTTCGACGACCGGATCGACTGCCAGCTCGTCGGCCTGACGCCGGGCGTATCGCCCAATACGGACCTGGTCAAGTCGACCCCCATCGAAACCGGCCGGGGCGTCCTCGTCGACCATTCCTTCCGCACCAATATCCCCGACATCTACGCCGCCGGAGACTGCGCGGAAATCGTCAGCCGGAACGGAGGCCGCAACCTGATCCAGCAGGTCTGGTATACGGGAAAGAAACAGGGCAAGGCGGCCGGTGAGGTGCTGGCCGGGGAGGATACGGCATACGATCCGGGGATCTGGTTCAATTCGGCCAAGTTCTTCGACCTGGAATACCAGACCTACGGCATGATACTGAGCACACCACAGCCCGGCGAGCAGCACCTGTACTGGGAACATCCCTCCCACCGCCACGCCGTCCGCGTCGTCGGCGTCGACGGCTGCATCAAGGCCTTCAATTTCATGGGAATACGCGCCCGCCACGAGGTGTGCGAACGCTGGATCGCCGAGCGGCGCACCGTGGAGTACGTCCTGGACCACCTGGAAGAAGCCAACTTCGATCCGGAATTTTTCGTCCGCCACGAGACGGAAATCGTTCGCTCGTTAAAGGAGCAACTCGCATGA
- a CDS encoding 4Fe-4S binding protein, translated as MVSAGVIGLGFLALAVSLLGSMPLAGAWTPFLLSFGLLSAGTIGYAWFAYKDTVPGIKHDGIMFGNTTHRGAIAWALGIALTGFYVVLYWWPEYLARAIALVEPLSLVLSGQPANQWFLYGFLYTMAVVLFGFRMFMRYRHNRYHIIRTISVMFFQLVLAFILPHLLRALNEPEFYFSYFWPLKYDYLFPGTVDYLVNSPGALGSFMVFWGAVCSFIATPVLTYYYGKRWYCSWVCGCGGLAETLGDPWRHLTPKSTVSWKIERAIIYAVLLLIILTTAVLWVSSTSEGALSSISAPLQQWYGFYIGAVFAGVIGVGFYPVLGNRVWCRFGCPMAAVLGIIQRFFSRFRITTNGGQCMSCGNCTTYCEMGIDVRAYAERGENIVRSSCVGCGVCSAVCPRGVLKLENGTSHDDRYPGSDKPLGALSTAVSKGARVYGDRDGYV; from the coding sequence ATGGTCTCCGCCGGCGTGATCGGACTGGGTTTCCTCGCACTCGCCGTCTCCCTGCTCGGCAGTATGCCCCTCGCCGGCGCCTGGACGCCCTTCCTGCTCTCCTTCGGCCTGTTGTCGGCCGGTACGATCGGTTACGCCTGGTTCGCCTACAAGGACACCGTGCCCGGTATCAAGCACGACGGTATCATGTTCGGAAACACCACGCACCGCGGCGCGATCGCCTGGGCGCTGGGCATCGCGCTCACCGGATTCTACGTCGTGCTGTATTGGTGGCCCGAATACCTGGCGCGCGCCATCGCGCTCGTCGAGCCGCTCTCGCTGGTCCTGTCGGGGCAACCGGCGAACCAGTGGTTTCTCTACGGGTTTCTCTACACCATGGCCGTGGTGCTCTTCGGTTTCCGCATGTTCATGCGGTACCGCCACAACCGCTACCACATCATCCGGACCATTTCGGTCATGTTCTTTCAATTGGTGCTGGCCTTCATACTGCCCCATTTACTCCGCGCCCTGAACGAACCGGAGTTCTATTTCAGCTACTTCTGGCCGCTGAAGTACGACTACCTGTTCCCCGGCACCGTGGACTACCTCGTCAACAGTCCGGGCGCCCTGGGCTCTTTCATGGTGTTCTGGGGCGCGGTCTGCTCCTTCATCGCCACGCCTGTGCTGACCTATTACTACGGCAAGCGGTGGTATTGCTCATGGGTATGCGGATGCGGCGGACTCGCCGAGACCCTCGGCGATCCCTGGCGGCACCTGACGCCCAAGTCGACCGTGTCGTGGAAGATCGAACGGGCGATCATCTATGCCGTGCTCCTGCTGATCATCCTGACGACGGCCGTGCTCTGGGTGAGCAGCACGTCCGAAGGCGCGCTGAGCAGCATTTCCGCCCCACTGCAGCAATGGTACGGTTTCTACATCGGCGCGGTCTTCGCGGGCGTCATCGGCGTGGGGTTCTATCCCGTCCTCGGAAACCGGGTCTGGTGCCGTTTCGGCTGCCCGATGGCCGCGGTGCTCGGTATCATCCAGCGCTTCTTCTCCCGCTTCCGCATCACGACCAACGGCGGCCAGTGCATGTCCTGCGGCAACTGCACCACCTATTGCGAAATGGGGATCGACGTGCGGGCCTACGCCGAGCGCGGAGAGAACATCGTCCGGTCTTCCTGCGTGGGATGCGGGGTCTGCTCGGCCGTGTGTCCCCGCGGCGTGCTCAAGCTCGAGAACGGCACGTCCCACGATGACCGGTACCCGGGGTCCGACAAACCGCTGGGTGCTCTCTCAACGGCCGTCAGCAAGGGCGCCCGGGTGTACGGCGACCGCGACGGATACGTCTGA